One region of Eubalaena glacialis isolate mEubGla1 chromosome 6, mEubGla1.1.hap2.+ XY, whole genome shotgun sequence genomic DNA includes:
- the LOC133093000 gene encoding LOW QUALITY PROTEIN: cytochrome P450 2J5-like (The sequence of the model RefSeq protein was modified relative to this genomic sequence to represent the inferred CDS: substituted 1 base at 1 genomic stop codon), with amino-acid sequence MGPAELSLQPWDPVSPQLAQAHGNVFTVWVGPTPVVVLSGFRVVKEALVSNSEQFSGRSLTPLFRDLFGERGVICSNGHTWRQQRRFCLATLRELGLGKLALELQFQGEAAELAEAFHQEQGRPFNPRVHIVTSTARVIGALVFGRCFLLEDPFFQELIQAIDFGLAFVSTIWRRLSPGSGLRYYRFHYCLDYFGSVESFQMTSSPGMPMSEVPDHFGAPSTILSCPDSGSAPEQPLGGPLPPQLYDLFPWAFRPLPGPHQEMFRYQKAVRGYICREISRHKLRTPEAPKDFIGCYLAQITKATDDPVSTFNEENLIQMVVDLFLGGTDTTATTLCWALIYMVQHGANQERVQRELDAVLGTSRAVHYEDREXLPYTRAVLHEVQRLSSVVTAGALGQCVTSTRVHGHPVPKGTIILPNLASVLYDPECWENPQQFNPGHFLDKDGNFLVNDAFLPFSAGHRVCLGDQLARMELFLMFATLLRTFWFQLPEGSPGLRLEYIFGGTRQPRPQKICAVPRLNCPNPGPGEEEPLWYNKKCIWSLSLVPGTKLLKPLEFPKRQECL; translated from the exons ATGGGGCCAGCTGAGCTTTCTCTGCAGCCCTGGGACCCTGTCTCTCCGCAGCTGGCCCAGGCTCACGGCAACGTGTTCACCGTGTGGGTGGGCCCGACGCCCGTGGTGGTGCTGAGCGGCTTCCGGGTGGTGAAGGAAGCCCTGGTCTCCAACTCGGAGCAGTTCTCAGGCCGGTCCCTCACCCCGCTCTTCCGGGACCTGTTTGGAGAAAGAG GGGTCATCTGCAGCAATGGGCACACGTGGAGGCAGCAGAGACGCTTCTGCCTGGCAACGCTTCGGGAGCTAGGCCTAGGCAAGCTGGCACTGGAGCTGCAGTTTCAGGGAGAGGCGGCAGAGCTGGCAGAGGCCTTCCACCAGGAGCAGG GTAGACCCTTCAACCCTCGGGTACACATTGTCACGTCCACGGCCAGAGTCATTGGGGCCCTTGTGTTTGGCCGCTGCTTCCTCTTGGAGGATCCCTTCTTCCAGGAACTGATTCAAGCCATCGACTTTGGCCTGGCCTTTGTTAGCACCATTTGGCGCAGG CTGAGCCCTGGATCCGGTCTCCGCTACTACCGCTTTCATTACTGTCTAGATTACTTTGGGAGTGTGGAGAGTTTCCAGATGACGAGCAGTCCTGGGATGCCCATGTCAGAGGTCCCAGACCACTTTGGTGCCCCCAGCACCATCCTGAGCTGCCCTGACTCAGGGTCAGCACCTGAGCAGCCCCTGGGTGGGCCTCTTCCCCCACAGCTGTATGATCTGTTCCCCTGGGCCTTCCgccccctcccaggcccccaTCAGGAGATGTTTAGGTACCAGAAGGCTGTGCGGGGCTATATCTGCCGGGAGATCAGCAGACACAAACTCAGGACACCTGAGGCCCCCAAGGACTTCATCGGCTGCTACCTGGCCCAGATCACTAAG GCCACGGACGACCCTGTCTCCACATTCAATGAAGAAAACCTGATCCAGATGGTGGTCGACCTGTTTCTGGGAGGCACCGACACCACGGCCACTACCCTGTGCTGGGCACTCATCTACATGGTCCAGCATGGAGCCAACCAGG AGAGGGTGCAGCGGGAGCTGGATGCGGTGCTGGGCACCTCCCGCGCCGTCCACTACGAGGACCGCGAGTGACTGCCCTACACCCGCGCCGTCCTCCACGAGGTGCAGCGCCTCAGCAGCGTCGTGACCGCAGGTGCCCTGGGCCAGTGCGTGACCTCCACCCGTGTGCACGGCCACCCCGTGCCCAAG GGCACCATCATCTTGCCCAACCTGGCCTCTGTGCTCTATGACCCTGAGTGTTGGGAGAACCCCCAACAATTCAACCCTGGCCACTTCCTGGACAAGGATGGAAACTTCCTGGTCAATGACGCCTTCCTGCCATTCTCTGCAG GGCATCGGGTGTGCCTAGGGGACCAGTTGGCTCGGATGGAGCTCTTCCTGATGTTTGCCACCCTCCTCAGGACCTTTTGGTTCCAACTGCCAGAGGGGAGCCCAGGGCTCAGGCTGGAGTACATCTTTGGGGGCACTCGGCAGCCCCGGCCCCAGAAGATCTGTGCCGTGCCCCGTCTGAACTGCCCCAACCCAGGTCCTGGAGAGGAGG AGCCCCTGTGGTATAATAAGAAATGCATTTGGTCTCTGTCCCTTGTTCCGGGCACAAAGCTCctcaaacccttggaatttcccaagCGACAGGAGTGCCTATAG